The genomic stretch CTCACGCATAATTACTTTATGGACTTGCACAGCATGGGTCGTTTGGGTCATTGCCCAGTCGGTTTCACCCGATGAGTGAGTCAGGCCCTCGACGAGTACGGCAGTACCATCGGTGATGCGATACCGATAACCAGAGAAGGCGCGTTGATCGCTCTTAAGCAGCGTATAGCGCCCCAGGAAGTCGCCAGCAGGAGGAGTCGGCGAGCGCAGCAGGCTTGAGAATGGATTGCCGGTGCCCATCCCATCGGCGGTCACCGGTCCTTGGATTTTGATGGTCAGCCCATCCAGGGTAATCCCATCACTATCAATCGTTATGCTGCCTCCAGGCGCCTTCAGAACGATTCGTTGGCCCGCTTCAACTTCAAACTCCGTGGTTTTCTGCGCAATGCCTTCTCCGGTAGCCAGCCGGTAGTGACTCTTTATACAGTGCTCAACACTCCCGCCGATGCGGATGTCATGGTCGGCGGCGACTTTGTCATATCGGTTGTTGCCCACCGCCTCGACACGGTCCCTGCCAATATTGCTCCGGTGGTCGCGGCCCAGCGTCTGAAAGCAATCCTGTACCACCTCAATTCGCTCATCGTTGCCTACCCGCTCACTGCGGTCATGGCCAATTTCTATGTTCTCGTCATGCCCGACTTTCTCACTACGATCATGGCCGACAAAAATACCGTTGTTGTGTTTGATATGGACGTTCTTGTCTTTTTCGGCGTGGATGTACACCTCCTGCTGCCCCTGCTCATCCTCAAAGCGCAGTTCATTGAAGCCTTCGCCCATATGGGTTTGGCTCTTGATGGTCGTGCGCGTCTTGTGTTTGGGCAATTCATAGGGCGGCAGATTAGTCTCACGATAGGCACGCCCTGTCGCAATAGGCTGATCCGGGTCGCCATCCAGATAGCTGATGATCAGTTCCTGACCCACTCGTGGAATGGCCATGGAGCCCCAGGTTGCTCCAGCCCACCCCTGAGCCACACGAATCCAGCAAGAGCTGTGGTCGTTGTGTTTATCCGAGCGATCCCACGGAAAACTGACTTTGACTCGCCCCCATTTATCGCAATAAATCTCTTCACCCGCAGGACCAACGACGGTGGCGACCTGCGGGCCGTCAATGCAGGGTTTGTCGCGCAGCGGGGCTTTCCAGTCAGAGGTCCAGCGGATAGCAGTGGCTTTGAGTTCATA from Pseudomonas fluorescens encodes the following:
- a CDS encoding type VI secretion system Vgr family protein, translated to MPGQSDLRYTFEPLKGDAFDVVSFKFEEGLSQPFKLELELASHNAAIDFNRVLDLPGLFTIWRGEAPVRYVHGLVSLLTQGDTGFRRTRYSAVVEPTLARFELRSNWRIFQGQSVPNIILEVLKDQRLTDVKTYLCFDHQSREYCVQAGETDLDFIARLAAEEGLLYTFEHRADGHTLWFTDRVGGLGTIGTHEHCPVIYQPMGGGDSMEPALHRFYYTEQVRTAVQVQRDYTFTHPCYRQQHTATGDQDLNNQHKDYERYDYPGRYKRDVAGKPFTKTRLSALRSDAKMAHLAGDDARLQPGLAFDVSDHPRDDFNDRWRTIAIEHEGKQHTCLEEEAFGSITGTSYELKATAIRWTSDWKAPLRDKPCIDGPQVATVVGPAGEEIYCDKWGRVKVSFPWDRSDKHNDHSSCWIRVAQGWAGATWGSMAIPRVGQELIISYLDGDPDQPIATGRAYRETNLPPYELPKHKTRTTIKSQTHMGEGFNELRFEDEQGQQEVYIHAEKDKNVHIKHNNGIFVGHDRSEKVGHDENIEIGHDRSERVGNDERIEVVQDCFQTLGRDHRSNIGRDRVEAVGNNRYDKVAADHDIRIGGSVEHCIKSHYRLATGEGIAQKTTEFEVEAGQRIVLKAPGGSITIDSDGITLDGLTIKIQGPVTADGMGTGNPFSSLLRSPTPPAGDFLGRYTLLKSDQRAFSGYRYRITDGTAVLVEGLTHSSGETDWAMTQTTHAVQVHKVIMREDQRVTETWRPSVAFIEEQAVAHDDAGLFPDDFLDQYMGDLD